One genomic segment of Acanthochromis polyacanthus isolate Apoly-LR-REF ecotype Palm Island chromosome 9, KAUST_Apoly_ChrSc, whole genome shotgun sequence includes these proteins:
- the LOC110954289 gene encoding uncharacterized protein LOC110954289, giving the protein RSLTASDSPTTRPDTRSSPPANMKHNSLSRIFVIILCAVVFVAVLVVNALAGAGRGPFRSSTGNVSGHYETGITPAGWTFSIWGVIYTWLTLMVVYITSYICRGSWAQCLLPYAFYFCWLSNMVMNVAWLLVWDRELMLAALVLLILIAFSNYSALFFVCYATDYYGLWLQTYHRRDLACLRILVQNGLAVYTTWTSIASLINFSLVLHLWGVNKSTAATASLCILFLEVVVWFILENWLLDRWVRYILTVYPVVIVALVGNVYKHFNLDDPTPNSVFMVVLLVLSCILFISRFFTVLWRNRWRPLYSPGSARLMVSPLDGKKFRVLS; this is encoded by the exons CGCTCCCTGACGGCCTCCGACAGCCCGACGACCCGGCCAGACACACGGAGCAGCCCACCAGCGAACATGAAGCACAACAGTTTGTCtcgtatttttgtcattatcttGTGTGCGGTGGTTTTTGTCGCGGTTTTAGTCGTTAACGCGTTGGCCGGAGCAGGACGAG GTCCTTTCCGCTCCAGTACAGGCAACGTGTCGGGCCACTATGAGACGGGCATCACTCCAGCCGGCTGGACCTTCTCTATCTGGGGCGTTATCTACACCTGGCTCACCCTGATGGTCGTTTACATCACTTCATACATATGCAGAGG ATCCTGGGCTCAGTGTCTGCTGCCGTACGCCTTCTATTTCTGCTGGCTGTCCAACATGGTGATGAACGTGGCCTGGCTCCTGGTGTGGGACAGAGA GTTGATGCTGGCCGCTCTGGTTCTGTTAATCCTGATAGCGTTCTCCAACTACAGCGCCCTGTTCTTCGTTTGCTATGCCACAGATTACTATGGACTGTGGCTGCAGACGTACCATCGCAGAGACCTGGCCTGTCTCAGAATCCTG GTCCAGAACGGTTTGGCCGTCTACACCACATGGACCTCCATCGCCTCTCTGATCAACTTCTCTCTGGTTCTCCATCTGTGGGGCGTCAATAAGAGCACAGCAGCCACCGCCTCTCTGTGCATCCTGTTTCTGGAGGTGGTGGTTTG GTTCATCCTGGAGAACTGGCTGCTGGACCGCTGGGTTCGCTACATCCTGACCGTCTACCCAGTGGTGATCGTGGCTCTGGTTGGAAACGTCTACAAGCATTTCAACCTGGATGATCCCACTCCAAACTCAGTGTTCATGG tggtgctgctggtgttgtcCTGCATCCTCTTCATCTCTAGATTCTTCACGGTCCTCTGGAGGAACAGGTGGCGGCCTCTCTACTCTCCCGGCTCGGCTCGACTCATGGTGTCACCCCTCGACGGCAAAAAGTTCAGAGTCCTTTCCTAA